From Phragmites australis chromosome 5, lpPhrAust1.1, whole genome shotgun sequence, a single genomic window includes:
- the LOC133917580 gene encoding uncharacterized protein LOC133917580, producing MDPVVGTNQSMGAFWQRIETFYHEHKEFPTTRNKKSLQGRWTFVNGMVQRFCGHYAKALRTRRSGMTEADTIAAACQMFQAAEKREFTLMPCWAELRHHPKWQSESSRKKQRTAASTQEGETSPGCIDGDDATPTHTSGSSRQKRPGGRNKARDLARGSASSTSVTKPVLEMFDRQLAVKEKLEKERADRFAELLRIEEHRLRLEEERVQLEKVKEERQKIREEREIMSMDISQMDEDQQAY from the exons ATGGATCCCGTGGTGGGGACGAACCAGAGTATGGGGGCTTTCTGGCAGAGGATCGAGACATTTTACCACGAGCACAAGGAGTTCCCTACCACTCGGAACAAGAAGTCTCTTCAGGGTAGGTGGACCTTCGTCAACGGCATGGTGCAGCGATTCTGCGGCCACTATGCTAAAGCCCTTCGTACTAGGAGGAGTGGGATGACGGAGGCCGACACG ATTGCAGCTGCATGTCAGATGTTCCAGGCAGCGGAGAAAAGGGAGTTCACACTGATGCCATGCTGGGCCGAGTTACGCCACCATCCTAAATGGCAATCAGAGTCTTCTCGCAAGAAGCAGAGGACTGCGGCATCAACACAGGAGGGAGAGACCTCCCCCGGCTGCATCGATGGTGACGATGCGACGCCCACGCATACCAGCGGGAGCAGCCGGCAGAAGCGGCCAGGAGGTCGAAACAAGGCAAGGGACCTCGCTCGCGGTTCGGCTTCATCAACATCGGTCACAAAACCAGTGCTTGAGATGTTCGACAGGCAACTTGCGGTGAAAGAGAAACTTGAGAAGGAACGCGCCGATCGCTTTGCAGAGCTGTTGAGAATTGAGGAGCACAGGTTGCGCCTGGAGGAGGAGCGTGTCCAACTGGAAAAGGTcaaggaggagaggcaaaaaatcagggaggagagggagatcatgAGCATGGACATTTCGCAAATGGACGAGGACCAGCAGGCATATTAA
- the LOC133917967 gene encoding uncharacterized protein LOC133917967 yields MQEGLSFASHEMEPRAAWKQYMRELCFSTEESDEEDELVLATLAAWHADVEASRRGPWGGSVPGHRRIRRNRQEGHNRLYNDYFAESAVYPDYIFRRRFRMNRDLYCKIVREVEEHDPWFKQRRNAAGELGLSPLQKVTAAFRMLAYDAPADSLDECLRLGESTIIESMRRFVRAIVEVFGDEDLRAPTEEDTA; encoded by the exons ATGCAAGAGGGGCTCTCATTTGCAAGCCACGAAATGGAGCCTCGTGCTGCATGGAAGCAGtacatgagagagttatgcttcTCCACCGAGGAgtccgatgaggaagatgagttgGTCCTAGCGACGCTTGCCGCATGGCATGCCGACGTCGAAGCTTCGCGCAGAGGGCCGTGGGGAGGCTCCGTCCCCGGGCACCGGCGCATCCGTAGGAATCGTCAGGAGGGACACAATCGATTGTACAACGACTACTTTGCTGAGTCCGCAGTGTACCCCGACTACATCTTTCGGCGCAG GTTCCGGATGAATCGCGATTTGTACTGCAAGATTGTGAGGGAGGTGGAGGAACATGACCCGTGGTTCAAGCAAAGGAGGAACGCTGCCGGAGAGCTTGGGCTGTCACCCTTGCAAAAAGTAACTGCCGCTTTCCGTATGTTAGCTTACGATGCTCCTGCAGATTCTCTCGACGAGTGCCTCCGGCTAGGGGAGAGCACCATCATCGAGAGCATGCGGCGTTTCGTGCGGGCCATTGTCGAGGTGTTCGGTGACGAGGACCTCCGGGCGCCAACCGAGGAGGACACTGCTTGA